Proteins from a single region of Ischnura elegans chromosome 2, ioIscEleg1.1, whole genome shotgun sequence:
- the LOC124153756 gene encoding organic cation transporter protein-like isoform X2: MYNLTAEDLKESSHEIIINITRRREVPVVGCQYGMDYDRTWYRNTAPSDANWVCDKELYVTNSFAFGRVGDVLGTLIMGQLGDIIGRKPVFLLSLAVVVIGRSVAVFCIEIFPVFALLSLLANSCANAVFQSPLAIGMEVSSSSLHARINGVQYIGWTLGISVLPFIAWMCGDWRLLILLTTLPSGLFLLLHRIVPESPRWLAAKDRPEEARKVLKSIAKVNKRELPADCMEKLRHIAEVSRKQKCYGMISLFSSKRLAIRTMLLMVCWIVTSVSYDVIIINVSTLSGNPYLNFFYQSVVELPGYVLGMWITEKLGRRWMHVAFLSLKAIFCFCVITLMSYYEENWWSIVLVMFAKLCVSLNFYIIYLQSLEVYPTCLRQTGTSAGLIMASIFGVIAPFIVYMGVTIDKRYPFATIAGLGIIGAVTASFLPETLDQQLPETLEEAKAFGKDQKYWSIVTKFGESAAKTNGVELEEFPSKRESNQHIIS, translated from the exons atgtacaaTCTCACTGCAGAAGATTTAAAAGAGTCAAGCCAtgaaatcattattaatattacaagAAGGAGGGAAGTTCCTGTTGTTG GCTGTCAGTATGGAATGGATTATGATAGAACTTGGTACAGAAATACAGCTCCCTCAGATGCCAATTGGGTTTGTGATAAAGAACTTTATGTTACAAATTCTTTTGCTTTTGGAAGAGTTGGTGATGTATTAGGGACACTAATCATGGGACAACTTGGAGATAT AATTGGGCGAAAACCAGTTTTTCTCCTAAGCTTGGCAGTAGTTGTTATAGGAAGATCAGTAGCTGTTTtctgcattgaaatttttccagTATTTGCTCTTCTATCTTTATTGGCTAATTCATGTGCCAATGCCGTTTTCCAGTCACCTTTAGCTATTG GCATGGAAGTGAGCAGTTCATCCCTACATGCTCGTATCAATGGAGTGCAGTATATAGGGTGGACACTAGGGATTTCTGTTTTGCCCTTCATTGCATGGATGTGTGGAGATTGGAGACTGTTAATCCTCCTTACAACGCTACCATCAGGATTGTTCTTACTACTGCACAG GATTGTGCCAGAATCTCCTCGTTGGTTAGCGGCCAAGGATCGCCCAGAGGAAGCAAGAAAGGTTCTGAAAAGTATagcaaaggtaaataaaagagaactgCCAGCAGACTGTATGGAAAAATTGAGGCATATAGCAGAAGTATCTCGTAAACAAAAATGCTATGGCATGATCAGTCTCTTCTCAAGCAAACGTCTGGCAATACGCACCATGCTTCTAATGGTATGCTG GATTGTGACATCAGTGAGCTATGATGTGATCATAATAAATGTTAGCACACTGTCAGGAAATCCATATCTTAACTTCTTCTATCAGTCAGTTGTGGAATTGCCTGGCTATGTCCTAGGAATGTGGATTACTGAAAAATTAGGCCGCAGATGGATGCATGTGGCATTTCTATctttgaaagcaatattttgcTTTTGTGTTATAACATTAATGTCAT ATTATGAAGAGAACTGGTGGTCCATTGTTTTGGTAATGTTTGCAAAGCTCTGTGTCTCCTTgaatttttacataatatatcTTCAATCATTGGAAGTATATCCTACATGCTTGCGGCAAACAGGAACTTCTGCAGGACTCATTATGGCCAGCATATTTGGTGTCATTGCTCCATTTATAGTTTACATG GGAGTCACCATTGACAAACGCTATCCTTTTGCTACCATTGCTGGTTTGGGCATCATAGGGGCAGTAACTGCCTCTTTTCTGCCAGAGACACTAGATCAGCAACTACCTGAAACCCTGGAGGAGGCAAAAGCATTTGGGAAGGATCAGAAATATTGGAGCATTGTCACAAAGTTTGGGGAGTCGGCAGCCAAGACAAACGGCGTGGAGCTCGAGGAATTTCCATCCAAGAGGGAATCTAATCAGCATATAATTAGCTGA